The Amycolatopsis coloradensis sequence GCCGGCACGAGGGCGCATACTGGCGCAGGGGCGCTGAATAGCTGACTATGCCCTTGCAGGAATCCCCAGAACGTGATTTGCGTTTGCAGCGTGGTCTGGCGGCTTTCGAATCGCTCATGAACAGGCCTGTCGGATGATTCGTCGTGAGAACGGATTTCGATGTTGTCGGAGAGATGGGTATATTCCAATCTTCCGGGCGGCTCCGTTCTTGTCGAGGCAGAAGACCTGTGACTTATGGCCCTTGACTCGTCGCGCTTGTGGTTCGCGGTGGACAACCTGCCGCTATGTCGGTCGCCTAAACTTCTGCCCTTTCGTACCCGGCCTCCCGGAAACCGCTTTGCCTGGGTCGCTGACAAATGCAGTGTGTGGTGCGTACTCGTTCGTTCCTGGTCCATGGGAGTGTCTTGCGTCAACAGAGAGAAACGACGGCGAGAACGATTTCGGGTATGATAGCCGCGCACATTCGCCGTCGCATCGATGACGGCGAGCTGAAGCCAGGTGATCGGGTGCCGTCGATCCGTAAGATCGAGGTCGAGTGGCAGGTGGCGCATGCCACCGCCACCAAGGCCCTGTCCATTCTCCGTGCGGAGGGGTTGGTCGAAGGCATCGCCGGTTCGGGCACCGTTGTCGCGGGTGGGCCCGGAGACAGGGCCGCACGAGGCAATCCCCGTGAAAGAATCGTTCGCGCCGCGATCGAGATCGCGGATGCCGAAGGGTTGGACGCGGTGTCCATGCGAGCTATCGCGGACCGATTGCACGGCGCGGCGATGTCGATCTACCACCACGTGAAGGGTAGATCCGATCTGGTCGTCCTGATGGCGGAAACCGCATTGGCGGGGGTCGTGCCAGTCGACGACGCTCCACGCGGGAGGTCCCGGCTCGAGTCGGCGGCACAGTCGCTCTGGAGGGCCTATCGGCGGCATCCGTGGTTGGCGCGGCTAGGTCTCGACGCGTTGCGATCGGTGTCTCCGATGGTCGAATACAAGGAGTACGTCAAGCGTGAGCTGATCGGCCGGGGGGCGGATCCTGTGGCGGTCTTCCGCTACCACCTTCTGCTGCACGGGCTCGTCCGAGGGCTGGTGGCGAACCTCTTCGGCGAAGAATCCGCATCCGGTGCGTCGTGGTGGTTCGACGGTGAGGAGAAGGACTTGGGGAACGAGGCTGACGAGATATTCGCCCTGGGGCTCCGTGGCCTGCTCGACGGGTTGGCTTCCGGCCGAGTGAACAAGGCGAAGGGCCGCGAAACGCGGTGAGTTCCGGCTACTGCTAGGCGGTTCTGCGTCAGAAGTTCGCGTCGTAAGTTCTTCTGGTCTCGGGGCGGCTGAAGGGGCCTTTCAC is a genomic window containing:
- a CDS encoding GntR family transcriptional regulator; amino-acid sequence: MRTRSFLVHGSVLRQQRETTARTISGMIAAHIRRRIDDGELKPGDRVPSIRKIEVEWQVAHATATKALSILRAEGLVEGIAGSGTVVAGGPGDRAARGNPRERIVRAAIEIADAEGLDAVSMRAIADRLHGAAMSIYHHVKGRSDLVVLMAETALAGVVPVDDAPRGRSRLESAAQSLWRAYRRHPWLARLGLDALRSVSPMVEYKEYVKRELIGRGADPVAVFRYHLLLHGLVRGLVANLFGEESASGASWWFDGEEKDLGNEADEIFALGLRGLLDGLASGRVNKAKGRETR